One genomic window of Arthrobacter caoxuetaonis includes the following:
- a CDS encoding TMEM175 family protein: MTEKKDPFSRRLDSGADLDRTMFFSDAVFAIAMTLLAVDIKVPEVPAGQLGHAILEQRPEFFAYALSFAVAGAYWLSHHRLFRLLKGYTGGLQRLNLLLLFFVALLAYATDMLALHDDTSLGVVIYAAALGLIGSVNTWMWSYCRRRGLFRDDVNPGLLRYARVRAPVTPAVFLLSIPIALVSPSAAELSWLSILVINLGLRLAGRRRMGAAAGS; encoded by the coding sequence ATGACGGAGAAGAAGGATCCGTTCAGCCGGCGTCTTGATTCCGGAGCCGACCTGGACCGCACGATGTTCTTCAGCGATGCCGTATTCGCGATCGCCATGACGCTGCTGGCCGTGGACATCAAGGTGCCGGAAGTCCCTGCCGGCCAGCTCGGCCATGCGATCCTGGAGCAGCGCCCGGAGTTCTTCGCGTACGCCCTGTCCTTCGCGGTCGCCGGCGCCTATTGGCTGAGCCATCATCGGCTGTTCCGCCTGCTGAAGGGTTACACCGGAGGTTTGCAGCGGCTAAACCTGCTGCTGTTGTTCTTTGTGGCGCTGCTCGCCTATGCCACCGACATGCTGGCGCTGCACGACGACACGAGCCTCGGCGTCGTTATTTATGCTGCTGCCCTGGGACTGATCGGCTCGGTGAACACGTGGATGTGGTCTTACTGCCGCAGGCGAGGACTTTTCCGGGACGACGTCAATCCAGGACTGCTCAGGTATGCCCGGGTCCGCGCTCCCGTCACCCCGGCGGTTTTCCTCCTCTCCATTCCCATTGCACTTGTCAGCCCGTCGGCGGCGGAGCTGTCCTGGCTGTCGATCCTGGTCATCAACCTGGGTCTGCGGCTGGCAGGCCGGCGCCGCATGGGTGCCGCCGCGGGGTCGTGA
- a CDS encoding ABC transporter permease, which yields MLSLAKASIRHHRGGFAGVFIAVFLCAALITAMGVLIESGLRGGTSPQRLQAADVVVGAPQSIPVPEDLPAVFPERVLLPAGTVEEIEAVPGVQSAVGSVEIPLATADGNPVAAAAWDSAALAPYDLTAGEPPQASDEVAVDASFNTEPGSSIVLSHGGVPSEYTVSGTVEPAEGDNSGPAVFLSTAGAAVLWPHGDSVATVGVLAEPGVSPAKLAADIEAGVSGVVSYTGDRRGDVENLGGAGARSMLLLLSGSLAGVAMMTAVFVTAGTLSLSILSRRREFAMLRAVGAGANQTLGLLVREVLLVSSAAAVLGALPGFWLAGFLGGQFTAAGVIPEGFQLAFSPLPAVGAVLVSVAAAVGASLVSARGTVRAAPVTALREAVTESGRLGRGRIITGLTLLAAGLLAALLPAAVPGSAGLAAAASSILLLVVGAGVLGPWIVTGSLKLMAPLLRSSSSAPLVLAGAGAEAFPRRLAAGIVPLALALALGSVQFFMPATVESEAQRQSRDGVVAGYLASAPGGISPELADAVAALPGVETSTPMAASALLAQTRFLGMDDGVQPVGVQGVAPENLEAALDLGVREGSLDRLAEPGTVAVSTALAYESGLAPGDEFGFRYGDGAEGTAVVVAVYERGLGFGDVTMDNAALLPHTTSGLNDQLLLTAPDANPAELVPALEGLGLTVLDREELDAAGAAERGAESWVNILAMLILLGYLAVSVGNSLVMSTARRRPEMLLLRRLGATNAQLRRMTGAESALMVAAAVVVGTVLALPPLMSIALNVSGQPVPTIQPLVYLALAGGTALLGMGTVAAATRFALRPERNG from the coding sequence ATGCTCAGCCTCGCCAAAGCGTCCATCCGGCACCACCGCGGCGGGTTCGCCGGTGTGTTCATCGCCGTGTTCCTCTGCGCTGCACTGATCACCGCTATGGGCGTGCTCATTGAATCCGGACTGCGCGGAGGCACCTCCCCGCAGCGCCTGCAGGCGGCTGACGTCGTAGTGGGCGCTCCCCAGTCCATTCCGGTTCCGGAGGACCTTCCGGCCGTCTTTCCCGAACGGGTCCTGCTGCCCGCCGGGACAGTGGAGGAGATCGAAGCCGTGCCCGGCGTCCAGAGCGCCGTCGGCAGCGTGGAGATTCCGCTGGCCACCGCCGACGGGAACCCCGTTGCCGCCGCGGCCTGGGACTCGGCAGCCCTGGCACCCTATGACCTCACAGCCGGTGAGCCCCCGCAGGCGTCTGATGAGGTGGCGGTGGATGCCTCCTTCAACACGGAGCCGGGCAGCAGCATCGTGCTCAGCCACGGCGGTGTCCCCTCCGAGTACACCGTGTCCGGCACCGTGGAGCCGGCGGAAGGAGACAATTCAGGGCCGGCCGTCTTCCTGAGCACCGCCGGCGCGGCAGTCCTCTGGCCGCACGGCGATTCCGTGGCCACGGTCGGTGTCCTGGCCGAACCGGGTGTCAGCCCGGCGAAACTGGCCGCGGACATCGAAGCCGGGGTATCCGGCGTCGTCAGTTACACCGGCGACCGGCGCGGTGATGTGGAGAACCTCGGCGGAGCCGGGGCGCGGTCCATGCTGCTGCTCCTGAGCGGGTCCCTGGCCGGAGTCGCCATGATGACCGCGGTCTTTGTGACTGCCGGAACCCTCTCGCTCTCCATCCTGTCCCGCCGCCGCGAGTTCGCGATGCTGCGGGCAGTGGGGGCCGGAGCCAACCAGACGCTGGGCCTGCTGGTTCGCGAAGTCCTGCTGGTCTCCAGCGCCGCCGCCGTGCTGGGAGCCCTTCCCGGATTCTGGCTGGCAGGTTTCCTCGGTGGCCAGTTCACCGCCGCCGGAGTGATTCCGGAGGGGTTCCAGCTCGCGTTCAGCCCGCTGCCGGCGGTGGGCGCCGTCCTGGTCAGCGTCGCAGCGGCTGTGGGTGCCTCGCTCGTCTCGGCCCGCGGCACGGTCCGCGCAGCTCCCGTGACGGCGCTGCGGGAGGCCGTCACCGAATCCGGCCGGCTGGGCCGCGGGCGCATCATTACCGGACTGACCCTGCTGGCTGCCGGTCTCCTCGCAGCGCTGCTGCCTGCGGCGGTCCCCGGCAGCGCCGGGCTGGCGGCAGCGGCGTCGAGCATCCTGCTGCTCGTGGTCGGTGCGGGCGTGCTGGGTCCGTGGATTGTGACCGGTTCGCTGAAGCTGATGGCGCCGCTCCTGCGGAGCAGCAGTTCCGCGCCGCTGGTCCTGGCCGGAGCCGGCGCCGAGGCATTCCCGCGGCGGCTCGCGGCGGGAATCGTGCCGCTGGCTCTGGCCCTGGCGCTCGGCTCCGTACAGTTCTTCATGCCAGCCACCGTGGAGTCCGAAGCACAGCGGCAGTCCCGCGACGGCGTCGTGGCCGGCTACCTGGCCAGCGCTCCGGGCGGAATCTCTCCCGAGCTGGCGGACGCGGTGGCCGCACTGCCGGGGGTGGAAACTTCGACGCCGATGGCCGCCTCCGCGCTCCTCGCCCAAACGCGTTTCCTGGGCATGGATGACGGGGTGCAGCCCGTCGGAGTGCAGGGTGTTGCACCTGAAAATCTGGAGGCCGCGCTGGACCTGGGGGTCCGGGAGGGGTCGCTGGACCGGCTCGCCGAACCCGGAACAGTAGCGGTAAGCACCGCGCTTGCGTACGAATCCGGGCTGGCGCCCGGGGATGAGTTCGGGTTCCGCTACGGGGACGGGGCTGAGGGCACCGCCGTCGTCGTCGCCGTCTATGAACGCGGGCTGGGATTCGGCGACGTAACCATGGACAACGCGGCCCTGCTCCCGCACACCACTTCCGGGCTGAACGACCAGCTGCTGCTCACGGCACCGGACGCCAATCCGGCGGAACTGGTGCCGGCACTTGAAGGCCTGGGCCTGACTGTCCTGGACCGGGAGGAACTGGACGCAGCCGGTGCGGCGGAGCGCGGTGCGGAGTCCTGGGTGAACATCCTGGCCATGCTGATCCTGCTGGGGTATCTGGCGGTGTCTGTGGGGAACTCACTGGTTATGTCCACCGCACGGCGGCGCCCCGAAATGCTGCTGCTGCGCCGGCTCGGAGCCACGAACGCGCAGCTGCGCCGCATGACCGGCGCGGAGTCGGCGCTGATGGTTGCCGCCGCCGTCGTAGTAGGAACGGTGCTGGCGCTGCCGCCGCTGATGAGCATTGCCCTGAATGTCTCCGGACAGCCGGTTCCCACGATCCAGCCGCTGGTGTACCTGGCGCTGGCGGGCGGAACCGCCCTGCTGGGCATGGGCACGGTTGCGGCGGCCACCCGCTTTGCACTGCGGCCGGAGCGCAACGGGTAA
- a CDS encoding ABC transporter ATP-binding protein, producing the protein MYTDSSEFPGPAALELTGVSKSYRTGTTAVAALREVSLAVPAGTFTAVMGPSGSGKSTLLQCAAGLDGPDDGQVRLGGTEISRLGGKALTRFRRDHVGFVFQSYNLLPQLSVTANVTLPLLLAGRGTDGAWLEYVLDAVGLTGLGNRKPQELSGGQQQRAAIARALITRPDVVFADEPTGALDSGTARQVLELLRHTVSVLNQTVVMVTHDPVAASYADTVVFLADGRIDGSVSGASARDVTDRMASLGGN; encoded by the coding sequence ATGTACACAGACTCTTCCGAATTCCCAGGTCCGGCAGCCCTCGAGCTCACCGGCGTTTCCAAGAGCTACCGCACCGGGACTACCGCCGTCGCAGCCCTCCGCGAGGTGTCCCTGGCCGTGCCGGCAGGCACCTTCACCGCGGTGATGGGCCCGTCCGGGTCCGGCAAAAGCACGCTGCTGCAATGCGCCGCGGGCTTGGACGGGCCCGACGACGGGCAGGTGCGGCTGGGCGGCACCGAGATTTCCCGGCTGGGAGGCAAGGCACTCACCCGCTTCCGGCGGGACCATGTGGGCTTCGTCTTCCAGTCCTACAACCTGCTGCCGCAGCTCTCAGTGACGGCCAACGTCACCCTGCCGCTGCTGCTCGCCGGACGCGGAACGGACGGGGCCTGGCTCGAGTACGTGCTCGACGCCGTCGGGCTGACCGGACTGGGCAACCGGAAGCCGCAGGAGCTCTCCGGCGGGCAGCAGCAGCGCGCGGCCATTGCCCGGGCCCTCATCACGCGCCCGGACGTGGTCTTCGCGGATGAGCCTACCGGGGCCCTGGATTCCGGCACTGCCCGCCAGGTCCTGGAACTGCTGCGGCACACGGTCTCGGTACTTAACCAAACAGTGGTGATGGTGACCCACGATCCGGTGGCGGCCAGCTACGCGGACACAGTCGTTTTCCTGGCCGACGGACGCATTGACGGCAGCGTGAGCGGCGCCTCGGCCCGCGACGTCACCGACCGCATGGCCTCTCTGGGAGGGAACTAA
- a CDS encoding sensor histidine kinase gives MRWPTQAGLRARTADAAFLLREAAYWLASLAALVAGLVLLPFLSLGIGLYALPGALRILDFLAAHAQERSAGFAGAVIPFDRRRLSGRYSFGELASLVTAPETKRDLSWLLFHAAFALLAGAVALALPAGAALYLLVSPLWMLFPPESPLEMTITITSWPEAFLGMLLGVAYAVLAWFLLPWMARRLSEGTLAILSPRRYDELSRRIQDLSTARASALAAHAAELRRIERELHDGAQNRLVGVVMMLGLAQRAAETDPAAALPFLARAQDAASEALTGLRAAVHDIYPPVLDELGLGGAASALTSRSPIPCSLDVGGLQRAPAAVESAAYFVLAEALTNAAKHSGASRIEVVLRTESTPREDVLVVEVTDDGRGGAEASSADAAFAEFAPAPGSPAVPPALAADAAADTETFAAAGTALATNTVATNTVATNTVATETVTTPAGAARAAGGGSGTGLTGIARRAAAFGGRLVLTSPAGGPTNLRVELPCAF, from the coding sequence ATGAGATGGCCAACCCAAGCCGGCCTGCGGGCCCGCACCGCTGACGCTGCCTTCCTGCTGCGCGAGGCCGCCTACTGGCTGGCATCCTTGGCAGCTCTGGTGGCGGGACTGGTGCTGCTGCCCTTCCTGTCCCTGGGCATCGGGCTCTACGCCCTGCCCGGCGCACTGAGGATCCTGGACTTCCTGGCAGCACATGCGCAGGAGCGCTCTGCCGGCTTTGCCGGGGCTGTGATTCCCTTTGACCGCCGCCGCCTCAGCGGGCGGTATTCCTTTGGCGAACTGGCGTCGCTGGTGACGGCTCCGGAAACCAAGCGGGACCTGTCCTGGCTGCTCTTCCATGCCGCGTTTGCCCTGCTGGCCGGTGCCGTGGCCCTCGCCCTGCCGGCCGGAGCGGCGCTGTATCTGCTGGTTTCTCCGCTGTGGATGCTGTTTCCGCCCGAGTCGCCGCTGGAAATGACCATCACCATCACCAGCTGGCCGGAAGCATTCCTGGGCATGCTGCTCGGCGTCGCCTATGCAGTCCTGGCCTGGTTCCTGCTGCCGTGGATGGCGCGGCGGCTCAGTGAGGGAACACTCGCGATCCTTTCCCCGCGCCGTTATGACGAGCTCTCCCGAAGGATCCAGGACCTCTCCACAGCCCGGGCCAGCGCGCTCGCCGCACACGCCGCCGAGCTGCGCCGGATCGAGAGGGAACTGCACGACGGCGCGCAGAACCGTTTGGTGGGTGTGGTCATGATGCTGGGGCTGGCCCAGCGGGCCGCGGAGACCGACCCGGCCGCCGCGCTGCCGTTCCTGGCCCGGGCGCAGGACGCCGCCTCTGAAGCGCTGACCGGACTCCGTGCAGCTGTGCATGACATCTATCCCCCGGTGCTGGATGAGCTGGGGCTGGGCGGTGCTGCCTCGGCCCTGACCAGCCGCTCGCCCATTCCCTGCAGCCTGGACGTCGGGGGATTGCAGCGCGCCCCTGCTGCTGTTGAATCCGCCGCCTACTTTGTCCTGGCCGAAGCGTTGACCAATGCTGCCAAGCATTCCGGTGCGTCCCGGATCGAGGTGGTGCTGCGCACCGAATCGACGCCGCGGGAGGACGTGCTGGTGGTTGAAGTGACTGACGACGGGCGCGGCGGGGCGGAAGCTTCCTCCGCGGACGCCGCTTTCGCGGAGTTCGCACCGGCACCGGGGAGCCCTGCTGTCCCGCCGGCGTTGGCCGCTGACGCAGCCGCCGACACCGAAACTTTCGCAGCCGCCGGAACCGCCCTCGCTACCAACACTGTCGCTACCAACACTGTCGCTACCAACACTGTCGCTACCGAAACTGTCACAACCCCCGCCGGGGCCGCACGTGCCGCCGGTGGCGGCTCGGGGACCGGCCTGACCGGCATCGCCCGGCGCGCAGCCGCCTTTGGCGGCAGGCTGGTGCTCACCAGCCCCGCAGGGGGCCCAACCAACCTGAGAGTGGAGCTGCCGTGCGCGTTCTGA
- a CDS encoding response regulator gives MRVLIAEDDALLRAGLELLLKGEGFEVAGSWDNADDLLAVFEPGIADAALLDVRMPPTFTNEGLKAALELRARVPDFPVLVLSAYVEDRYASRLLGSGAQGVGYLLKERVGKVGDFVDALQRVAAGGTVMDPEVIAQLFSRRGTRDPIRSLTPREFEVLGLVAEGLGNTAIAQAISVSETAVSKHIGNIFAKLGLSPLDSGHRRVLATLAYLRS, from the coding sequence GTGCGCGTTCTGATTGCCGAAGATGATGCCCTGCTGCGGGCGGGGCTTGAACTGCTCCTCAAGGGCGAGGGGTTCGAGGTGGCAGGATCCTGGGACAACGCGGATGATCTTTTGGCCGTGTTCGAGCCGGGTATTGCCGACGCCGCGCTGCTCGACGTCCGGATGCCGCCCACCTTCACCAATGAAGGCCTGAAAGCTGCGCTGGAACTGAGGGCACGGGTCCCGGATTTCCCGGTGCTGGTGCTGTCCGCGTATGTGGAGGACCGCTACGCCAGCCGGCTCCTGGGTTCCGGCGCCCAGGGTGTGGGCTACCTGCTCAAGGAACGGGTGGGGAAGGTCGGTGACTTCGTCGACGCGCTGCAGCGGGTCGCGGCCGGCGGGACCGTAATGGACCCCGAGGTCATTGCCCAGCTCTTCAGCCGCCGCGGAACCCGGGATCCGATCCGCTCGCTCACGCCGCGCGAGTTCGAGGTCCTGGGGCTGGTCGCCGAGGGTCTGGGGAATACTGCGATTGCGCAGGCCATTTCCGTGTCGGAGACGGCTGTCAGCAAGCACATTGGCAACATCTTCGCGAAGCTGGGGCTCTCGCCGTTGGACAGTGGACACCGCCGGGTTCTCGCCACCCTGGCGTACCTGCGCTCCTAA
- a CDS encoding TetR/AcrR family transcriptional regulator: protein MARNQEAKRRVILEATLESISRHGYEATRLRDVSESAGVSIGVLQHYFGTREQLLGEALGHASGELVEHFAALDPARLSPWMELRGMIGVVCGMPSLHGRGLLWLEMSSLVRRHPELRGRLDSVYELWDTHVRAAVQRGAADGSLGVDPESVDDLVAIFLAFFDGYEYEIASSLVPDDPAVLERRAVLLAERLFRPVPA from the coding sequence GTGGCCCGCAACCAAGAGGCCAAGAGGCGTGTAATTCTCGAAGCGACGCTGGAGAGTATCTCCAGGCACGGCTACGAAGCGACCCGTCTCCGTGATGTGAGCGAATCTGCGGGCGTCTCGATCGGCGTTCTCCAGCACTACTTCGGAACCCGGGAGCAGCTTCTGGGCGAAGCCCTTGGCCACGCCAGCGGTGAGCTCGTGGAGCACTTCGCCGCCCTGGACCCGGCCCGTCTCAGCCCGTGGATGGAGCTGCGGGGGATGATCGGCGTCGTCTGCGGCATGCCGAGCCTGCACGGCCGCGGGCTGCTCTGGCTGGAAATGTCCAGCCTGGTCCGCAGGCACCCCGAACTGCGCGGGCGGCTGGACAGCGTGTACGAGCTCTGGGACACGCACGTCCGTGCCGCAGTGCAGCGCGGTGCCGCGGACGGGTCACTCGGCGTCGACCCGGAGTCGGTGGACGACCTGGTGGCCATTTTCCTGGCCTTCTTCGACGGTTACGAATACGAGATCGCGTCCTCGCTGGTTCCGGACGATCCGGCCGTACTCGAACGCCGTGCGGTACTGCTGGCTGAACGGCTTTTCCGGCCTGTTCCGGCCTGA
- a CDS encoding cupin domain-containing protein, whose protein sequence is MAIVRTIAEVEESEKDVEPLALPLADPLGADIETKTYNLFSTKDESIHAGTWETAVGLSRWNFSDGGEVIYVLSGRMTVQRDGEEPKEVGPGDLAVFPQGWTGTWNVTEALSKVYVMYS, encoded by the coding sequence ATGGCCATTGTCCGCACCATCGCCGAAGTTGAAGAGTCCGAGAAGGACGTGGAGCCGCTTGCGCTGCCGCTGGCCGACCCGCTGGGTGCGGACATTGAGACCAAAACCTACAACCTGTTCTCCACCAAGGATGAGAGCATCCACGCCGGCACCTGGGAAACCGCCGTCGGCCTCTCCCGGTGGAACTTTTCCGACGGCGGCGAGGTCATCTACGTGCTCAGCGGCCGTATGACCGTCCAGCGCGACGGCGAAGAGCCCAAGGAAGTTGGCCCGGGCGACCTGGCGGTCTTCCCGCAGGGCTGGACCGGCACCTGGAACGTCACGGAGGCGCTGTCCAAGGTCTACGTCATGTACAGCTGA
- a CDS encoding SDR family oxidoreductase, whose product MEQRPQHEGKIALITGASRGIGRRVAERLAAQGAQVVVGYRKNADLAKDTVAELQRLGGGGLAVQADIENPEDIVRLFDAAAAEYGRLDYYVNNAAAAAFKKVVDLKTHHLDRAYAVNVRPFVLGSQEAVKLMDDGGRIVALSSYGSVRAFPTYAALGSYKAAVESFVRFMAVEFAGYGINVNAVNGGLIDSDSLEYFYTMDGMAPMDSVISRIPKQRPGTVDEMAATVDFLLSPGAEYITGQSLAVDGGLSVIAPPFFSDTTDPVALPQRPRRPQGN is encoded by the coding sequence GTGGAACAGCGGCCGCAGCACGAAGGCAAGATCGCCCTGATCACCGGAGCGTCCCGCGGGATCGGCCGGCGGGTGGCGGAGCGGCTGGCCGCGCAGGGCGCCCAGGTGGTGGTTGGCTACCGGAAGAACGCGGACCTGGCCAAGGACACTGTCGCGGAACTGCAGCGCCTCGGCGGCGGCGGACTGGCGGTGCAGGCGGACATCGAGAATCCCGAGGACATCGTCCGGCTGTTCGACGCCGCTGCCGCGGAATACGGACGGCTGGACTACTACGTGAACAACGCCGCCGCAGCCGCCTTCAAGAAGGTGGTCGACCTGAAGACCCACCACCTGGACCGGGCTTACGCCGTGAACGTGCGGCCCTTTGTGCTCGGGTCCCAGGAGGCAGTGAAACTGATGGACGACGGCGGCAGGATTGTGGCGCTGAGCAGTTACGGCAGCGTCCGCGCCTTCCCCACCTACGCGGCGCTGGGTTCCTACAAGGCCGCCGTCGAGTCCTTTGTCCGCTTTATGGCGGTGGAGTTCGCCGGTTACGGGATCAACGTGAACGCGGTGAACGGCGGGCTGATCGACTCCGACTCGCTCGAGTACTTCTACACCATGGACGGCATGGCGCCCATGGACAGCGTGATCTCCCGCATTCCCAAACAGCGGCCCGGCACCGTGGATGAGATGGCTGCCACCGTCGATTTCCTGCTCTCCCCGGGCGCGGAGTACATCACCGGGCAGTCCCTGGCGGTCGACGGCGGCCTCTCCGTCATCGCCCCGCCGTTCTTCAGCGACACCACCGACCCCGTAGCGCTTCCCCAACGGCCGCGGCGGCCGCAGGGGAACTGA
- a CDS encoding class I adenylate-forming enzyme family protein yields the protein MQYDAGRFKDYFEHQMTYGAGFRRNVARYGSAVAMIDPPTGRQWTYAELGADVEACAKMLADRGVGRGDRVMYQLFNGPEFALLYLATHRLGAISVPVNFRLAPGETAHILRDSRPSVFIVDADCAAAAARALEIAEMSPLVLVAGTPDGGLPGGWEDFGTALEQARLELAAAESGDPASSALPPLPADYSTYEESTRLYTSGTTGMPKGVALPSIAELMSAHDVIMHFPLTPYDRTLNMTPWFHRGGLHSGGPNPSFYIGAGVVPLRSFHPATVLDWVGEYGLTFLIGAPTTLELIAEEQEKRPRDISTLKGIVTMGAPLDRAAALRYQELLTPRIFNGYGTTEAFWNTFLRPEDLPERAGTAGRACTDDDVAVVKVFPDRRARPDELAAQDGTEAGEMIMRSPKAGYSYVNLPGADEEKFVNGWLYPGDMATWDADGFVTILGRKDDMIISGGENIHPVQVEGVLAEHPEVLDSVVVSVPDPQWGQRVVAYVVPRSEAATADALDEFCLAHPGLANFKRPRAYRFVDSVPLTATGKKMHFKLAETAVEDLGAGNLVVPGGAVDTE from the coding sequence ATGCAGTACGACGCCGGACGGTTCAAGGACTACTTCGAGCACCAGATGACCTATGGCGCAGGGTTCCGGCGCAACGTCGCCCGGTACGGCAGCGCCGTCGCCATGATTGATCCGCCCACCGGCCGGCAGTGGACCTACGCAGAACTCGGCGCCGACGTCGAAGCCTGCGCCAAAATGCTGGCCGACCGTGGGGTGGGCCGCGGGGACCGGGTGATGTACCAGCTGTTCAACGGACCCGAGTTCGCGCTGCTGTACCTGGCGACGCACCGGCTCGGCGCGATCAGCGTGCCGGTCAACTTCCGGCTGGCTCCGGGGGAAACGGCGCACATCCTCCGCGACAGCCGGCCCTCGGTCTTCATCGTCGACGCCGACTGTGCCGCCGCAGCGGCCCGGGCGCTGGAGATCGCGGAGATGAGCCCGCTGGTGCTCGTCGCCGGAACGCCCGACGGCGGACTGCCGGGCGGCTGGGAAGACTTCGGGACGGCGCTGGAACAGGCGCGGCTGGAACTGGCCGCCGCGGAAAGCGGGGATCCGGCGTCGTCTGCCTTGCCCCCGCTGCCGGCGGATTATTCGACCTATGAGGAGAGCACCCGGCTGTACACCTCGGGTACTACGGGCATGCCGAAGGGCGTGGCGCTGCCATCGATCGCGGAATTGATGAGCGCCCACGACGTGATCATGCACTTCCCGCTGACCCCGTATGACCGGACGCTGAACATGACCCCGTGGTTCCACCGCGGCGGCCTGCATTCGGGCGGACCGAACCCGTCCTTCTACATTGGCGCCGGGGTGGTACCGCTGCGCAGTTTCCATCCGGCCACGGTGCTGGACTGGGTGGGGGAGTACGGACTGACGTTCCTGATCGGCGCGCCCACCACGCTGGAGCTGATCGCCGAGGAGCAGGAGAAGCGGCCGCGGGACATCAGCACGCTCAAGGGCATCGTGACCATGGGGGCGCCGCTGGACCGGGCGGCGGCGCTGCGGTACCAGGAACTGCTCACGCCGCGGATCTTCAACGGGTACGGCACCACGGAGGCGTTCTGGAACACGTTCCTGCGCCCTGAGGACCTGCCGGAACGGGCGGGCACTGCGGGGCGTGCGTGCACGGATGACGACGTGGCCGTCGTCAAGGTCTTCCCGGACCGCCGCGCCCGCCCGGATGAGCTGGCGGCGCAGGACGGCACCGAGGCCGGGGAAATGATCATGCGCTCGCCGAAGGCCGGGTACAGCTACGTGAACCTGCCCGGCGCGGATGAGGAGAAGTTCGTGAATGGGTGGCTGTATCCGGGGGACATGGCCACCTGGGATGCGGACGGCTTCGTCACGATCCTGGGGCGCAAGGACGACATGATCATTTCCGGCGGCGAAAACATCCATCCGGTGCAGGTGGAAGGCGTGCTGGCGGAGCATCCCGAGGTGCTGGATTCGGTGGTGGTCAGCGTGCCTGATCCGCAGTGGGGGCAACGGGTGGTGGCGTACGTGGTGCCGCGCAGCGAGGCGGCGACGGCGGATGCCCTGGATGAATTCTGCCTCGCCCATCCCGGACTGGCGAATTTCAAACGGCCGCGCGCCTACCGGTTCGTGGACTCCGTGCCGCTGACCGCAACCGGAAAGAAGATGCACTTCAAACTGGCTGAGACGGCGGTGGAGGACCTGGGTGCCGGGAACCTGGTGGTGCCGGGCGGGGCTGTGGACACCGAGTGA
- a CDS encoding beta-ketoacyl-[acyl-carrier-protein] synthase family protein, producing the protein MDTQRVVITGMGAQTPLGGSWPLTWEALKEGKSGVDRITAFDASDFPTRIAAEVKGFDPAAWLPVKRINRSSRASQLAVAAAREAAADAGLGESLEDVDAAVIINSAVSGYPEIQDATRLFDAEGIRPVSPSFVASSLTNMPACEVAIDLSVHGPVNASALACASGTHALLEARRLLLAGDADAVVAGGTDAAITPVMFAGLTTMRGLSRNNDVPQEASRPFDADRDGFVFGEGAVVCMMETLAHARARGATVYAEVLGGAMTSDAFHIVAPEPSGKYAAEAISRTLVQARLDPADVDLVCAHGTSTKANDRTETLALHTVFGEHAGSLAVTAPKSMTGHLIGAAGTLASLLCAMSIGEGVIPPTINYATPDPECDLDYVPNTAREQDVRYAVTNAFGFGGQNCVVAFGRV; encoded by the coding sequence ATGGACACTCAGCGGGTGGTCATCACCGGGATGGGGGCGCAGACTCCGCTCGGCGGTTCCTGGCCGCTGACGTGGGAAGCCCTGAAGGAGGGTAAATCCGGCGTGGACCGGATCACTGCGTTCGACGCTTCGGACTTCCCGACCCGGATCGCCGCCGAGGTCAAGGGCTTCGACCCGGCCGCCTGGCTGCCGGTCAAGCGGATCAACCGGTCCTCGCGCGCTTCGCAGCTGGCTGTCGCCGCGGCACGGGAGGCGGCGGCCGACGCCGGACTGGGCGAGTCGCTGGAGGACGTCGACGCCGCCGTGATCATCAACAGCGCCGTGTCGGGTTATCCGGAAATCCAGGACGCCACCCGGCTCTTCGACGCGGAGGGCATCCGGCCGGTCAGTCCCAGTTTTGTGGCGTCGTCGCTGACCAATATGCCCGCGTGCGAAGTGGCGATCGACCTCTCCGTGCACGGTCCGGTGAACGCCAGTGCGCTCGCGTGCGCCAGCGGAACGCACGCCCTGCTGGAGGCGCGCCGGCTGTTGCTGGCGGGGGACGCCGACGCCGTTGTTGCCGGTGGGACCGACGCCGCGATCACCCCGGTGATGTTCGCGGGTCTGACCACCATGCGCGGACTGTCGCGGAACAACGACGTGCCGCAGGAGGCCAGCCGCCCGTTCGACGCCGACCGGGACGGTTTTGTCTTCGGCGAAGGCGCCGTGGTGTGCATGATGGAGACGCTGGCGCACGCGCGGGCCCGCGGTGCAACGGTGTATGCGGAGGTGTTGGGCGGGGCGATGACGTCGGACGCGTTCCACATAGTGGCACCGGAGCCAAGCGGAAAGTACGCGGCGGAGGCGATTTCGCGGACGCTTGTGCAGGCGCGGCTGGACCCCGCGGACGTGGATCTTGTCTGCGCGCACGGCACGTCGACCAAGGCGAACGACCGGACGGAGACGCTCGCACTGCATACGGTGTTCGGCGAGCATGCCGGGTCCCTGGCGGTGACCGCGCCGAAGTCGATGACCGGGCACCTGATCGGGGCGGCGGGCACGCTGGCGTCGCTGCTGTGCGCCATGTCGATTGGCGAGGGGGTCATTCCGCCGACCATCAACTATGCGACGCCGGATCCCGAGTGCGACCTGGACTATGTGCCGAACACCGCCCGGGAACAGGACGTGCGGTATGCCGTGACGAACGCGTTCGGGTTCGGCGGGCAGAACTGTGTGGTCGCGTTCGGTCGGGTGTAG